The Hirundo rustica isolate bHirRus1 unplaced genomic scaffold, bHirRus1.pri.v3 scaffold_254_arrow_ctg1, whole genome shotgun sequence genome segment GGGCTGGGGGACAtcggggaggggacacaggggggcTGGGGGACATCGGGGAGGGGACATGGGGGTGCTGTGGGCTGGGGGACACCAGGGAGGGGACATGAGGGGCCTGGGGGACAccggggaggggacacgggggtgcTGTGGGCTGGGGGACACCGGGGAGAGGACACAGGggggctgggggacaccagGGAGGGGACAAGGGGGGCGTGGGGGTCGCTAgggaggggacatgggggggctgggggctgtgggataTCAGGGAGAGGATAAGGGGGGCTGTGGGTCCCCAGGAAGGGGACACAGGGGTCctgggggctgggggacacaggggaggggacacggggggctgggggacaccagggaggggacacggggggtgTGGGTCGCTAGGGAGGGGACATGAGGGGCCTGGGGGGAAACCGGGGAGGGGACAAGGGGGGGCTGGGGGTCACTAGGAAGGGGACatgggggggctgggggctgtgggataTCAGGGAGGGGACAAGGGGGGGCTGTGGGTCCCCAGGAAGGGGACACAGGGGTCCTGAGGGCTGGGGGACACaagggaggggacacggggggctgggggtcactggggaggggacacggggacccTGGCAGAGCCACGGGgttgcaggagagctgggacaggacaggggaTGGCAGCAGCGGAGGTCCCCAAAAATGGGGGATGTGGGGGTCTGGCAGAGGGGTGGGACACCAAAGAGGGGACGTGGGGGTCTGGCAGTGACCCCACTGTGGGGGTCTGATGAGGCTGTGGTTCCCTGGGAGGTGTGGGaggggggctggcagggctggagaccCCCGGGGGATTGGGCTGGCGGGGTGGGGgtccctggggatggggggcactggggaagGGGGACAGGGGGTCTCTGTCAGGGCAGTGGGGACGTGTGAGGATGTGACAGCGTGGCAGGAACCCGGGGGGCTcttgggggggggtggtggcaGAGCTCGGGGTCTCCGGGGGACACGGGTGGGGGTCCGTCAGAGCTGTGGGATCCCGGAGAAGGGCACCACGAGGTCTGGAAGCTCGGATCCGGGGCCAGGGGGGCTCGGGGGAGGCCCCGCGGGGTGCGGGCGCAGCACCCGAGggtccccgccgcccccccaGGGCTGGTTCGCCGGGAGGAACCTGGCGGTGTCGCAGGTGACCACCAAGTACGTGCTGTGGGTGGACGACGACTTCATCTTCACGCCCCGCACGCGGCTGGAGAAGCTGGTGGATGTGCTGGAGAGAACCAGCCTGGACCTGGTgcggggctcgggggggctcggggggggcTCGGGGGTCCTCCCGGTGCCAGGGACGTGGCACAGCGGATGGCCGGAGGGTCCCTGTGGCTCCCGGTGCCCCCCACGGGCCGGGGGGGTCCCGGGTGGGTGACAGCGGGGTGCCCCGGGGACGCTCCTGGGCTCGGCGCAGCCCCGCTGCGGCAGCTCCTGTGCGCGGGTGGGCGATGAGGGGGGGTCCTGAGGGTCCCGGTGAGACAAACgggggggtgaggggagggccGGTGCCCAGGTGAGGGCTCAGGGGGTGCCAATGCCAAGGTGGGGGCTCAGGGGTGCCAGTGCCCAAGTGCCGGTGCCCAGGTGGGGGCTGAGGGGGTCCCGGTGCCCAGGTGTCGGTGCCCAGGTGGGGGCTCAAGGGAGCTGGTGCCCGGGTGAGGGTTCAGGGGTCTCAGTGCCCAGGTGTCAGTGCCCAGGTGAGGGCTCAGGGGTCTTGGTGCCCAGGTGAGGGCTCAGGGGTCCCGGTGCCCAGGTGAGGGCTCAGGGGTCTCGGTGCTCAGGTGAGGGCTCAGGGGTCCCGGTGCCCAGGTGAGGGCTCAGGGGTCTCGGTGCTCAGGTGAGGGCTCAGGGGTCCCGGTGCCCAGGTGAGGGCTCAGGGGGTCCCGGTGCCCAGGTCCCGGTGCCCAGGTGAGGGCTCAGGGGTCCCGGTGCCCAGGTGAGGGTTCAGGAGGTCCCGGTGCCCAGGTGAGGGTTCAGGGGGTCCCGGTGCCCAGGTCCCGGTGCCCAGGTGAGGGTTCAGGGGGTCCCGGTGCCCAGGTGTCGGTGCCCAGGTGGGGGCTCAAGGGAGCTGGTGCCCAGGTGAGGGTTCAGGGGGTCCCAGTGCCCAGGTGAGGGCTCAGGGGCGCCGGTGCCCAGGTGAGGGTTCAGGAGGTCCTGGTGCCCAGGTGAGGGCTCAGGAGTCCTGGTACCCAGGTGATGGCTCAGGTGTCTCGGTGCCCAGGTGAGGGCTCAGGGATGCTGGTACCCAGGTGTCAGTGCCCAGGTGGGGGCTCAGGGGTCCCGGTGCCCAGGTGAGGGCTCAGGGGTCCCGGTGCCCAGGTGAGGGCTCAGGGGTCTCGGTGCCCAGGTGTCAGTGCCCAGGTGAGGGCTCAGGGGTCCCGGTGCCCAGGTGAGGGTTCAGGGGTCCCAGTGCCCAGGTGAGGGCTCAGGGGTCCCGGTGCCCAGGTGAGGGTTCAGGGGTCCCAGTGCCCAGGTGAGGGCTCAGGGGTCCCGGTGCCCAGGTGAGGGTTCAGGAGGTCCCGGTGCCCAGGTGAGGGTTCAGGGGGTCCCGGTGCCCAGGTGTCAGTGCCCAGGTGAGGGTTCAGGAGGTCCCGGTGCCCAGGTGAGGGTTCAGGGGGTCCCGGTGCCCAGGTGTCAGTGCCCAGGTGAGGGTTCAGGAGGTCCCGGTGCCCAGGTGAGGGTTCAGGAGGTCCCGGTGCCCAGGTGAGGGTTCAGGGGGTCCCGGTGCCCAGGTGTCGGTGCCCAGGCGATGGCTCACGCCTCCCGGTGCCCCGCCGCAGCGGCCCCATCCCGTCCCTTCCCACCGCTGGGCCATACCGGGGTGGGGGGGcggtcccgggggtcccgggggtcccggtgccccCCTCCCCAGCGCCCCTCCGTGCCCCGCAGGTGGGCGGCGCGGTGCGGGAGATCACGGGCTACACCACCACGTACCGGCAGCGGCTGAGCGTGcgggggggcggcgcggggggcgACTGCCTGCGGACCCGGCCCGGCTTCCACCACCGCCTCGCCGGCTTCCCGGCCTGCGTGGTCACCGACGGCGTGGTCAACTTCTTCCTGGCCCGCACCGACAAGGTGCGGCAGGTGGGCTTCGACCCCCGCCTGCGCCGCGTGGCTCATCTCGGTGAggggcggggggctgcggggaggggcgggagggggtgggatgggagcGTCCTGGGGGTCTTGAGGGGTCTGAGGGAGGAGGGGTGGATGAGGGTGCTGGGGGGTCTTGAGGGGGCTTTTGGGGGTCTCGGGGGAGCGGAGTGGGATGccagggggaggggaggagctgggggatggaggggggGGGGTCCTTGgaggggggtctgggggggaGTGAGGGGCTTGGGGGTCACGCTGAGGGTGGCaaggagggggagaagggagggctgggggtgtctggggtgttttggggtcCTGAAAAGGGGGCGGGGGGTGGCTAAAGAGTCCCCCATAACGGGGTCAGGGGGTCAGAGATAAGGAGGGGATGCCGGGGTTCCCACACAATGGGGTCAGAGATAAGGGGGGATGCCGGGGTCCCACACAATTCAGGGTCAGAGATAAGGGGGGGATGCCGGAGTCCCCCACAATTCAGGGTCAGAGATAAGCGCTGATACCGGGGATCTCCCATAATTCAGGGTCAGAGATAAGGGGGGGATGCCGGGGTCCCACAAAATGGGGTCAGAGATAAGCGCTGATACCGGGGATCCCTCACAATTCAGGGTCAGAGATAAGGAGGGGATGCCGGGGATCCCCCACAATTCAGGGTCAGAGATAAGCGCTGATACCAGGGTTCCCCCACAATTCAGGGGGTCAGAGATAAGGGGGGGATGCCGGGGCTCCCCCACCGCATCCCCACAGGATCGCAGCCAGGGCGAGCGACCCCAGCGCAGCTCTGAGCCCGTTTTTGgggctcccctctcccccccagAGTTCTTCATCGACGGCCTGGGCGTGCTGCACGTGGGCTCCTGCGAGGACGTGGTTGTTGACCACGCGTCCAAGCTGGCGCTGCCGTGGCGGCGCTCCGAGGGCGAGCGCCAGTACAACCGGTACCGGTACCCGGCGGCCCGGGACGACAGCCTGCGCCTCAAGCAGCGCCTCTTCTTCTTCAAGAACCGCTTCAAGTGCATGGCCGGCGACTAGCGGCGGCCACCAGCCCCCGGAGGTGACGCGGTGACCCCCGGGGTCGCTGATGGCGGGACACCCCACGGACGATGGGGCTGAGGAGCCCGGGTCACCTCCGAGGGTCACAGGCGCCCCTGCGGTGTCCCCCGGAGCCGCCGCGACCACGGAGCACCGGCCACGTCTGGGGCACCCCCGGGGTGACCACAGGGCCACCGACACCGGCGGGACCACACAGGGCCGCCCCCGGGGTGCCACTGCCATGGGCCACCACCGGGTGCCACCACCTGGGGCCACCACCCGGTGCCACCACCCGGTGCCACCACCCGGGGCCACCACCCGGTGCCACCACCCGGTGCCACCACCCGGGGTCACCACCCGGTGCCACCACCCAGGGTCACCACCCGGTGCCACCACCCGGTGCCACCACCCGGTGCCACCACGGCCCCGCGGGGTCCCCGGAGCCCCCTCGCCCGCCCCCCCCCCGCGGTGTTTTTAGCTCTTTTGTACTTTGGGGCGGGGCGGTGGCGGGGTGTGTCCCGCCCCCCGATCCCCGGCCATCGGGGTCCCCGCTCCCGTTGCCCCCAGACTCGGTTTTCTATCGTCCTGCCCCTCCCCCCCGCGCTGCCGCCAGGAATTTTGTGCCAAGTCTcggcccctcccccaccccgggacccccccccgagccccccgggggggtgggggaggggctgggggaggggctgggggaggggcCGCCCCCCCACGCCCTTTTCTACCCAATGGATGGTGAGATTTTAACCAGCCCGAAATCGGCTCCTTTCTTCCAAAAAACGAGGGGGGCCACGCCCACTGGGAGGGGCTATGGGGTGGGAGGGGCTATGGGGTGGGAGGGGCTATGGGGTGGGAGGGGCTATGGGGGTATGGGGTGGGGGCTATGGGGTGGGAGGGGCTATAGGGCATACAGGGGGACTGTGGGGCATGGTCAGTGGGTGTGTGGTCAGTGGGTGTGCGGTCAGTGGGTGTGGTCAGTGTGTGGGGTCAGTGGGTGTGGTCAGTGGGTGTGTGGTCAGTGGGTGTGGTCAGTGGGTGTGGTCAGTGGGTGTGACTGGGGTGTGGTCAGTGGGTGTGGTCAGTGGGGTGTGGTCAGTGGGTGTGGTCAGTGGGCGTGGCTCCTACTGGGCGTGGCCTTTGGTCAAGGGGGGGATTTTCCACAGGAACACCCCTGGtcccccctcccccagccaGCACCCTCCAGGGTCCATCCTGCGCCagcgggacagggacagggacacagcagggacagggacacagcagggacggggacagggacagggacagggacggggacagggacagggacacagcagggacagggacagggacacagcaaggacagggacagggacagggacagggacagggacacagcagggacagggacacagcagggacagggacacagcagggacagggacacagcggggacagggacagggacagggacacaccagggacagggacacagcagggacggggacagggacagggacacagcagggacagggacacaccagggacagggacacaccagggacagggacacagcagggacagggacggggacagggacacagcagggacagggacaggga includes the following:
- the B4GALNT1 gene encoding beta-1,4 N-acetylgalactosaminyltransferase 1; amino-acid sequence: GWFAGRNLAVSQVTTKYVLWVDDDFIFTPRTRLEKLVDVLERTSLDLVGGAVREITGYTTTYRQRLSVRGGGAGGDCLRTRPGFHHRLAGFPACVVTDGVVNFFLARTDKVRQVGFDPRLRRVAHLEFFIDGLGVLHVGSCEDVVVDHASKLALPWRRSEGERQYNRYRYPAARDDSLRLKQRLFFFKNRFKCMAGD